A single region of the Panulirus ornatus isolate Po-2019 chromosome 17, ASM3632096v1, whole genome shotgun sequence genome encodes:
- the LOC139754459 gene encoding uncharacterized protein, which yields MVTPLSSASRAASTENLLAPSADEAPTPVVMPRPLITMGESADSGDSVVMSYTPSSALVSLNQRCSASGSEDVGATRSVPDIELHARESRPEYRGYRLLAPQVRCSCSHLPRAPSHESVRSVQGGEVVVVAPTLYRDRIIRQHSQPETCVHCHHPKPSASLRYLPRQESCGTHAASEGIATIAADTLRINGALSSFKQVSHS from the coding sequence ATGGTGACGCCGCTGAGCTCCGCGTCTCGGGCCGCCAGCACTGAGAACCTGTTGGCGCCGTCCGCGGACGAGGCGCCCACACCCGTCGTCATGCCCCGCCCGCTCATCACGATGGGCGAGAGCGCCGACAGTGGCGACAGCGTCGTGATGTCGTACACCCCGTCGTCGGCGCTCGTCTCCCTGAACCAGCGGTGCTCCGCCAGTGGCTCCGAGGACGTCGGCGCCACGCGCTCCGTCCCGGACATTGAACTGCACGCGCGGGAGAGCCGGCCGGAGTACCGCGGCTATCGCCTCCTGGCGCCGCAGGTGAGGTGCTCGTGTTCGCACCTGCCCAGGGCGCCCTCCCACGAGAGCGTCCGGTCGGTGCAAGgcggggaggtggtggtagtggccccgACGCTCTACCGGGACCGCATCATCCGCCAACACTCGCAGCCGGAGACCTGCGTCCATTGCCACCACCCGAAGCCCTCCGCCTCCCTACGCTACCTGCCCCGTCAGGAGTCCTGTGGCACCCACGCGGCTTCCGAGGGTATCGCCACCATAGCCGCTGACACCCTCCGCATCAACGGCGCCCTCAGCTCCTTCAAACAGGTGAGTCACTCTTAG